The segment AGTGAGTAAAGGATGCTGGGATTTCCACATTGCTTTATGATATTTCTCTCATATCTGGAAATACCTGCTTAATACACAATGGCTAATGCTGTTAAACAGGCATTTACTCCAGCTCACCAGAGCTGAATCAGTGGTGGTTTCCTGTGGGATACCTTACTTCAAATTCTGCTTAGGGCATAAGTTAAAGTGTGGTTGGTGGTCTGATCCTGGGCCCAAGTATTGCTGCAGATTCTTCCTTCAAAGGAACTCAAAGGTATATATTGTACCTTTAAGTTGATATTAATGCAGTTGCCACTTGGAACCACATGAAACTCGCCTGGTTTGGAGTTACTATATAAACTCTAAACTCAGTCCAGCTGCGTCTCCAAGGTCTGCACACTTTTTGAGTAAACCTGGGCACAGATATGAAGAACGTGAGCTAATTTATGGCTCTGTGTCTAAAAGCTATAAAACTTGCAAAACAGGAAAAATCAGGTGGTTTGATTTGAACTCCTGGTTTACATATATGGTGCCATCCTTTTTAAACCTAAAACTTCTCTTTTCTTAACTGTCACGTCAGGGACTATTACATATGACATTTTGAGCAGAGTTATTCAATACAGTGTTAAGAGCTGTCGTACATTGGCTTATAGGGTATAACAATGTGTCATGCCAGCTCTGCATAGTACATAATGTGTGCAGGTTTGCACAGATCATGAGGCATGCATTGTGAATGCAAAAGGAATTACTATAATTTGACATTAGACTTTTAGTTGGTTGTTTTACATTGCTTTTTTGCTGAGTACATACAGAAAGAGAATTTAGGCTCTAACTTGTTGAGCAAGGTTAGGCCAATTAAAGATTCCAATGCCAAGAAGACTTCCAACGGTTAATCTGTCTCAGAGGATAGTAACTCCCATGCTTAAAAGCTCCAGCAAACTGTTCAGTGAAAGCCTTTATACAGTCCAAAACCAGTCAGCTCTACCACAGAAAAAGGAAGGCCAGATTAGACAAcaaggataaaattttcaaaagtgccttagtgatttaggagtctaagtcccattttcaaaagcatctaagtccgAGGTGTCTCAGTGCCATTGACTTTTGGGAGATGTAAGGGATGGGAGATGTAGCCCAGCAGGGGGACCTAGCTCCAGAGAAGAATGGGGGTATGAGGCATTACAGCTGCCATGAGGCACCATGATGGTACTTctgaatccattttttttttgttcttgaatGAAAGCCCAAAACTTTCTGTGTTCAGTTTTTAACACAAAGTTGACATTTTTCTCTAGAGAGcagacatttttcacaaaaaattcattttgttagAAGCCcaattttccatccaaaaaacagtttggatggaaaattttcaaccagccctaattATGAGCACACTACCTTTCACTTTAATGCACATTAGCTAAAAGAAATTGGGGCCCAGTCAAACTCCATTAGGAAGCCTAGCAGGCAGCCACCTGTTCCCTTTCCCAACACAGCTCCATAGGATCAAACTAGGGAGAAACTACAGAGAGGAATGAAACCAAGCTAGTGAGATCTCACTGAAACTGAGGTCTAAGAATGTCTGCACTGAGTAGGCCTATGCTTGCTGGGTTACAGATAAGACAAGGAGCAAAGACATTTGGTTTCACCAGGAAGCAGAATAGTGAGGAACCATCTATACAAGagctacagcagcactgctgcagcACTGCCGCTgtacccctgtagtgtagacacttactacagtgacagaaggggtttttccaacACTAGTAAAGCTACTCctttgagaggtggtagctaggtcaacagaagaattcttctgttgatctagctgcatctacagtgggggttaggtcaATCTAGCTACATTGGACATTAAATTTTTCAAAGCCCTGAGTGATTAGCTAGGCCGATCAACATTTTAAGGGTAGACCAGGCTGGCCTGATACTTTTGGTAAGTGTGCGGAGAGACTCATGGCTTGCCTATATGGGGACAACCAGACAAGTTAAGGTGAATCAACTAAAGATGTGAAGTCAAAGCATGTAAATTAAAGACTGTTAAACCCCATATGGCTGCTTTCACTCAGGAGTAGAGTAGCCTTAGTTCATGTAACTTACTCCTGAATGAGCGCATCCACACAGGGTTTTAATGAAATTTCACTTATGTGCATTGACTTCACACCTTTCATTGATTCACCTttactttcctgagtgtccctgtgtagacaaggcctcagagacACTTGTATGCAATGTTATCAAACTCTGGAACAACTCAGGCTTGGGCCAGCATACAGAATCATCCATTCATCATTCCAAATATACAGAGGTCTACTTGGATACATTAACTGGGTATGTGTAATTTCTCTGCTTGTCTATATGTTGTTTTTATGCAGTCCTGGGGCGTGTATTCAAACGAAGTGCACATTACAAAAGCTTTACTTTATGCTGTATTAAGATCTAAATGCTTGAAATATTTTTAAGACTTCTTTGAGGCTTGTTCGGACTGTGCTGCATTTTATTGAGTAGCATGTTTAATTTTATGAGTCCATCAGAGGTATTCTAATGTaaataatatttgaaaaagaTGCTGATCATTAAGCTGCAAAATTacaagctttttttaaaagcaccctATTACCGTGTTCAAATACCCCAGCATTAGTAAGCTTGGAAACCTCTTAGAACTAAGTATGCATTTTTAAATAATGCACATTGTTCAACTGTAGTTACCAAATTCCACTCTGACATTTAGTACTTAAAGAGTTTAGAGAATCCAGACTCTCTTATCAACTTCCAGACAAGGGCACCAAATGTCATGTAGGCTTCCTTTGACTTGTAGCCACAAGCTACACATAGCATTTAATATAGTCGATGGTTAAGTGCTTAAGGTATTAGGGAAATCTGGAAACAAAGTACATTGCCATTAGCAAAACTGGTGCTGACTTTTCATATTCTACAGTTATGGATTGGTCTTTGTCAACACTTTGGGGACAAGAGAAAGTTTGCTGCCTGTAATTTCTTCACAGGATGCAAGAGACGGAcaacatttaaaatgaatgttCTGACATTCAGGTGTTTCCATTTTCAAACCATATGTTGCTTATTTAATTAAATActtatcttattttttttaaatgccacagCTTTTAATTAGGAAATCAGAATATGGAACATATAATTAAAGGTGTATCAAAAAAAGATCCTTGTACTTAAATCACAGTAATTATTCAAGAATAATTTATgtgtatttactttaaaaaatattaattgtaGGACTAAATTCACCATATCTTAAAGTCCAAACCTAGAAAATTGGGAAGGGAAGATGGCAAAATTATCAAACCAGCTCTATTTCTTTTTATTGcagatttatttattcttttattgCACATTCATAAAAGTCAAAAGTATAGGCATTAAAAATGTTATAGAATGATTAGCTACTAAAAGAAAATAGATAAATATGCCTTGAAAGACATTGGGGATAAAAGCTACAAAAAGAAAAGTCTTTGTCATGCATATTTAACTCTAATGCCCTGGATTAGAGTAAATTTAAaagtaatatatttaaagattatGGATAAATCATAAACCATAAGAGAAAAATGCAAATGGATCATTAGTAATATGCCACAAACAATGAACAACCCCCAATAGATGCAAAACTTCTAAAAGGCTCACATAAATTATGTTCCAGTTCATATTTGTAGCCCTAGGAGCATCCCTACGCCAGAAGGCAAGGGACTTCCTGGTATCTAGCAGTGAGTTTCAGTCGGCCTGACCAGCTCAGAGTACATGAACTCACTGTTGttataatgaaaggtttcagagtagcagccgtgttagtctgtatccgcaaaaagaagaacaggaggacttgtggcaccttagaatgcatccgaagaagtgggctgtagtccacgaaagcttatgctctaataaatttgttagtctctaaggtgccacaagtcctcctgttcttctttttgttgttaTAAtgtgtatctaaaaggtgtcatgtaatatGTCATTGGAAAATTGATAACTCACTGATCAGTAATATTCCTGTATGATATATGTATAATAAACCCACAAAGGATTATATAGATATGCTGGAATTGtgattaaaatgtgtttaaaccagACATGTTGGGGAGAgttaaaaaaacagttttttttccagGCAAAGGAATGTGGTTCCTGCTTGAATGTGTCTCCCATGTAAATTGAGCAAGGTGTGACCAAAGACAAAGGAAAGCACATTTGCATGCCGGGCAAACAAAGCTATCAGGAGAGCAagtaggggaaaaaagtgatcacTTAACAAGCTCAACGGGGGATGGAGACTGCACCCCCAGGaagtcatcctgcctcttgaagcagaGTCAGTGAACTTCAAGAGAGATACTTTTCAAAcgtttactggactataaagagAGGGGCAGAGAGCCCTTAAGTTATCCTTCACCTGAGGAGACAGGGGAAACCAGCGCCTTGAACTCTGTGGGGATCCTGACTAAGAGCTAATCAGCCATTGCTGGAAAGGAAGACTGGTGAGGAAACAACCTTGAACAAAGACTTTAGTTTGTTACGTTATGTCTTAGCCATTAGaaagtgtatttttacttttctttgtttgtaaccctttctTCCTTCTATTTGGCAACACACAACtatgtccttttgttaataaacttgttttatttttactataaatcaACTCTGTGTTTGAAGGGAAAGGTGTGTTTACCCCAGTTACGTTAAGAAGCTGCAATGTACGGACTCTTTAAAGGAGTAGTGAACCGACTGTCTTCTGTGAATGTTCAGTGTTAGGAGCTGTGCACTGTAAAGAGAGATCTCTGAGGAACTCAGGCACTGGAGTTCACAGATTGTTACCTGCTAGGCGAGGGTTGGGCTGGGAGTGCCCTGAGGAGTTTGCTAGCAAGGCAGACAAGCTGGGGTATCAGGGAGTTGTCTTGGCCTAGATGCAGCAAAGCTCTCACTTACTGAGGCTGAGAGGGGTAGCACAGTGTCTTATGGCTGTGGGTATTCACAGCAGGTGTTAGTCTCCAAAACCTTTTATTTCCTCTCCTTTCTCCATACCGTATTATGACTAACCGTTAACTTCTACTCTACCCTTTCCCATGCTCACCAATTAATCCCTCCCTACCTTCTACCCAGATGCCCCTTCTCCCTTGACAACTGCTACCAAAAATATCACCCTCCCTGCTTTCAACCAAAATCCCAACATGAGGGTGCTATAGCAACACTTAGATATTACACTAACAGGTGCTCTAGAAAGATCTATCTGATAAAGAACTAAATTCCCAGAATTgttcttgtcccattcttctctaTTCCTCCCACTCAGCCTTGTTCCCATGACAACCTCTCAACCCagtgtgacccagggacctcttgGTGCCAACAGGCAGAGGGGGTGCACAGGCGGTGCACagggttttacagggatcccctggatcAGATATAGGCATAATAATTCGCCAAAaagtggcatgtgaggtctctaccaagagccagtagcccaTTGGTCATCATAATCACTGTGAAATATCTATACAGATAATACTGTttgtactgaaaattatgttcttaagatctTGGAGTTAAGACAGGTCACCAAGAAGTGACATGCCCCTTTCAGGCAGGAGGTATCAGACACTTATATCCCTGTCTGGTCATATGTGTATTGCATAGTGTCTGCCTCacagtggaagtctctttgcAAGTGCCTGTCGAAAGGATGCAAAATCAGAGAGAAAATCCACAGGAAGAATCAAAACAGCAGCGGGGTGTCCTGCTCACgaataaagacaaaggatgggCCTTGTATATCTTAGGAGGCAAAGGAACACACTAAGTCCCTCACCTAGGAAACAAGCTGACAAGGTGTCTGTCTCATGAAAGAAGGTCCACAACCAAGTCTGGCTTGAAGACGCTGCAAGAACTTTGGGTGAGCATTACTGGACAAGACATGAGAGTCTCTAGTTATTTAAGTCTAGGTTCCAAAATgggtgttatgattttattttataggtAGCCGTTTGTTTCCAATATGTCTATGCAATTTCTTGCATCTCAGTGTGTTGTTAACTAAACTTACACTTGATTTCAATATAATCATATCTAAGTGTGTTTAGCGGTGCAGTGATTTGAGGTAGTGCCGTTAAGCTGGGCTGGACTGTTTCTTTGGAAACAGCGAATCTGTGAatgctgtgagtgtccagtggaacaggggctggacactacagcGAGATGGTCAACAGGCTCAAGGGTTGAATTAGGCCTAGCACTAAATTGTAGAGAAACAGCGGGGCCTGCAAGGCATAGCGGGGACTGCTTGTGTTGCACATAGCCCGTGGAGTTGGGGGGCTGAACTTTAGCAAGCACAGACAAGGTTTCCTCATGCTAAAGGCAGGTGGTTGTTGTTTATGAGGTGCCTCATACCCCTGGATACACCCCAGGAAGCATCACACCCAATAATCCCCAAACCTAGCCCCGCCCTCTAACCTTGCATCCTCCACTCTGCATTGCTTCCCCAAAGTGTGTATAAAtatacaaaactcccattgatttcagtgtggccAGGGCTTCACCCATGAAGGATGCCTTCAAGCAAAGAAGCACCATGGACTGTAAGCTGTTGGAGCAGACGGTAAAGGCAAAAGTGGCAGGCAGAAGTGAAAATGAGCGCAAAGCTAATGGAATTTAGGAAAGAAGGATTTCTGGATGCAGAGAAACTGGAGCAGGTTTGAGCTAGAGCAGTTATCTTGGGGAAGAAGATCTTGTGATGGGCAGCTATAGTTAAGTGGAGAAGCAAAAGGGAGGGGAGCACTTGCAAGGAGGTTGCAGGCGAGCAGGAGCTGGCATCTAAGGGGAAGCTCACTGGGAGAAAGGTCCATAATGTGAGACATTTCGACTTAATTTGAGAGACTTGGGATCGTGCTTCTCTATGTGCTCCCCCATCTCAGGACCAGTGATGTTACTACTAAGAATAACCCACCATAGAGAAATAATTTTCCCAGCTAACCAATCCAAgtaaacaaattaataataaataatataataataataaaatatattaaatgaaatataataataataattaataatgctaGTAAGACAACCCGGCACTTATATTTGTATACAGTCCTCCATCCAGAAGGATCCCCTCACACTTTACATATAGACATTCCACTACTGAATTGTAGCCACCACTGGGTATTTAACACTACTCAGCAATGCTGCCCAAAGACTGAGCACAGAAGGTGAAGAATATTATACACCATTAAAACTacagggcagcaggagagggagaaagaaagagggagaggTTTATTAGACAGAACATATAATTAGTCAAACTAGGAACTGAGTAGGACACAGCGGTTAAAGTTTCTACAGTTGCAAAAAGTGCCCTGGGATCTTTAATGAACACAAATTGTCATGATATGTCTAGACTggagtaaaatgttcaaaagtgtcAATGACACTCAGGCTACTAAGTGcttaagtctcttttgaaaatgagacttgggtgcttttgaaaattaagtCCCGGTTAAATGGATTGTGTTTAAAATCATGTTAGCTAACCTGGTTTCAAATAGGATTTTCTGCCTATTATGATCAGGGCAAGTCATGTTCAAAAATGTGTCAGTCGTGGTCAACACCAGGCTACCCACTAGCATTCACCATAACTAGCTAACATGTTTAAAAGTCATTGTATTGGTCTACGGTAGGTGATAAGAGGTTTTTAAAACCATCTTaattaatttaataataaattttaaaacaacACCCATTTCCCCAGTCTAGACAAATTCTAAAAGAGAGCACTACAGTGAACCCTGACACCAGGCTGGTGCATTGACTCattactgactcagagggaaaagCGACACCAACCGAACCATCACCATCATTACTTATAACAACATCCTGGTTTATTTTTTCCTGGGGGAAGTAGTTCCGCCCAATGTCATCTATTACTCAGAAATGTTGgggcggagggggtggggaaaagtGAACAACACCAACACTTTTGTTGTTCCCAAGCtttcaattgttttaaaaataaaatttcaagaTAATTGTAGCAGTTTTATTTGCAATACTTGGAACCAACAACTGGCACACAGTTATTTTAAAGAGTGGCACTTTAAGACCAAAAGTGTAACACATGGGTGCAACAACACACTTTCGAAGTGCACATTTCTAAAACACTGCCCACTGCCTTGATTTAGCTGGAACTAATTGGCAGTATATTGCCAAAAATTAAGgcacattgttttttttaaatctcttctttAACAGATTTGACTTATTGTCTAATTGTATAACTGGAAAATAGAACTAATCCCATCAATGTTAGAGATTAATGATAGCAAAATAGTGAGCATTAGTTTACTTCCCTCCTACACTAACTCTCAGGGGCCTAGCTAGCTCTTTGGCACTGAAGACCCAACTAAAATGGATGGAATCTTTCTGAAATGCTAAGCAACAAGGTATAGTTCTTGTAGGTCACCTAAAActcatctaaggcctggtctacactaggcgtttatgtcgaagttagcgccgttaaatcgaattaaccctgcacccgtccacactgcgatgctatttagttcgacatagaggtctctttaattcgacttctgtactcctccccgacgaggggagtagcgctaaattcgacatggccatgtcgaattaggctaggtgtggatggaaatcgacgctaatagctccgggagctatcccacagtgcaccactctgttgacgctctggacagcagtgcgagctcggatgctctgaccagccacacaggaaaagccccgggaaaatttgaatttgaattccttttcctgtctggccagtttgaatctcatttcctgtctggacatcgtggcgagcacagcagcactggcaacgatgcagagctctccagcagtgatggccgtgcagtctgggaatagaaagagagccccagcatggactgatcgtgaagtcttggatctcatcgctgtgtggggcgatgagtccgtgctttccgagctgcgatccaaaagaaggaatgcaaagatctacgagaagatctctaaagacatggcagagagaggatacagccgggatgcaacgcagtgccgcgtgaaaatcaaggagctgagacaaggctaccagaagaccaaagaggcaaacggacgctccggatcccatccccagacatcccgtttctacgaggcactgcattccatcctcggtgctgccgccaccactaccccaccagtgaccgtggactctgaggatgggatactgtccacggccggttcctcagacatgttaggggacggggaagatgaggaaggagatgaggagggcgaggcagttggcagctctcacaac is part of the Chrysemys picta bellii isolate R12L10 chromosome 2, ASM1138683v2, whole genome shotgun sequence genome and harbors:
- the LOC135981275 gene encoding myb/SANT-like DNA-binding domain-containing protein 2 isoform X2; amino-acid sequence: MQSSPAVMAVQSGNRKRAPAWTDREVLDLIAVWGDESVLSELRSKRRNAKIYEKISKDMAERGYSRDATQCRVKIKELRQGYQKTKEANGRSGSHPQTSRFYEALHSILGAAATTTPPVTVDSEDGILSTAGSSDMLGDGEDEEGDEEGEAVGSSHNADFPDSQDLFITLTEIPYEASPAITPDTESGEGSATTVKCGLYVRG